The genome window GGGAAAGAGAGCAGATCAGCTCACTTCCAGACACAAGAAAGCCTACAAAGAAAATTGGTCAACAAAAATCCATAGGAATTCAGGGTTCATTGGTTCTACTGTTCACTTGTTTTTAGTTGCTCTAGTCGTTTcttagattatttatttttaaataaatgattcCCATGGCATGAAATTGAACCAATAAATTTTTGGTAGGACTCGGAGCGTGAGAGGCTGTACAGGAAGTTTTCTGTAGTCTCTATAAATACCTAGTCAAATAGACAgtaatctctctctctcttcttcagaTTTCTACTGCATGCCTTGGATAAATGCTCCTAATCAGCTTTCAAGCTTTCCTTGACCTACGCTGCTTTTCCTAGCGCACGTCTGACTATGGCTGTCCTCAAAGTAAAATTCACAAAAACTAAGAGGGACAAATTGGCTCAGATCTTGTGGATCCTCAACTGGGTTTCTGTAGTGAGTGGGATCGTTCTCTTCAGTCTTGGCCTCTTTCTGAAAATAGAAATCAAGAAACGCAATGAAGTGATGGCAAAAGGGGATGTTAACTCTGTCCCCAACATGCTGATCTCTGTAGGGGTCATAGCATGTATCATCAACTTTCTGGGTGGCAAAATCTGCtatgactgctcagatgccaaTAAGTTCTCTCGATGGAAACTAGTTATGCTGCCATACATCGTATGTACCTTCTGTTTTACCTTCTGCATCCTGGTGGGTGCTCTCATGTGCTATACCATGAGGAATGAGCTGGAAGAGTCTCTGTATCTGGGCCTGAGGGATGCTATTAAGTTCTATAAGGACACGGACATACCCGGCCGAtgtttcttaaagaaaacagtgGATATGTTACAAATTGGATTCCAATGCTGTGGAAACAATGGCTTTAGAGACTGGTTTGAAATTCAGTGGGTATCTGCTCGTTATCTGAATATGGCTTCCAAGGAAGTTCTGGAGTAAGTATATATTTGTCGTAACAAAAAATTCTAGGAGAAAAACTCATTCAAGAAAGCAAAGTAGATACTAGTTTTAACTGGACCTTTATCTCTTAATCCAAAGAACTTAGAATGGCCACATTACTCACAAAATATGCTAACTGCATGAACAATCAAAAGCTgaattttgatgattttttgaGTTGCTAAACAAAGCAATGGTgtatctttgcttttttaatgtgGTGGATTAGCTACCTCAAAATATCAAGTCTAGTGAGCTgataatagaaagaaaaaaaggattataCTATTGATACATTGTGCAGTAAAACCTAAACACAAAGATTTTTGTTCAAGATATTAGATTTTGCAAACCCAGGTTCAAATCTATATGTTCACATGTAAGAAGCTGCCAACACCACACATACTGcatgaaaaaaggaagagaaacccCCTGAACTTTTCATTGGTGGTGCTTCACACAGTGTAGCAATTGTGAAATTACATGCTCAAGAAAGAAGAGTTGGTGACTCTTACAGGTCATAGAAAAGGTAACGCAAAATTAACACGTTGTCAATCCAATATATAAGAATTCTTctaaagctgaaaagaaaagcctTCACTGAATGGAGCAAAGCAGCTCCTGGGAAAGACAAATACAAAAAGCTTGACTGGTATTTGTCAAGCGTTCTGTTTTGTTGAACTCAATAATCAGAGACAATAAAACCAGAGGAAGGGAGGCCAAAGATCTTAGTTTCACAGAATCTGCAACCTGCCACCATAGCAAAGCATACATACAGAGCTGCAAATATACTAGAGGACAGGATCTAGGAGGGCATCAACACATGTAAAGCAGTTGGCtatcaaaataaagcaaactttAGAACAAGTGTTCTTGAGAGAGAACTTGGAAAGCAACAGTGACACAAAGCAGACTGAtccaaaatgtgttttaaatccTGGTTCTACACTGAAAAGTGACATGACAACAAAGATGGTCCAGAGGAACTTGAGAGTAGGATCTTACTATGAAGGTAAAAGTAAAACatattgccttttctttctgtgagatGTAGAAACAGTAATGTTTTACCCAGAATCTTAGCTAAAATCCATTTTCATTTCTGGAGTCGCCTGTGCTCTGCCATTATTTCAAGAATATGCAGTCAGCTAATTTTTACCCCATGGAGGCAGAAGATGCCAGAGAAATGTGTGTAAAGGAATTAAGTACACCgcagaatttcttttcctgtgtatATATTGGATAATTCCATCTTGATTGCTAGAACCCAAGTTGGTGTTGTATAACCAAATTATACTACGACTTCCAAAAACCTGGTAGTGAAACATTTGATACAAAATGTTGTTCGAAGCAAAGTCCAGTCGGTAATAGTCACAAAGGATGGCaaagaaaccaaatattttccttggttTCAATTTGTACTGTACGTCAACTAGTACTTTGCCTCTTAGTCAACCAAGCAGGTGAGAACTGACACGCTGTCAACTTGCATGTAACCTTCACAAAACTGAACTTTTCACCTTCTTTCATAatcctcttccctcccctctcacCTGTATCTCCACTGCCGACACCACAAGGTAACAAGACATGGAGAGAACCAATAGGAATGGTAGGAGAGTGAAGCAGGTTATAGCCATACAATCCTACCATTGCTTTGgttgggggtaaaaaaaaaacctcataatTTTATAGTCTCAAAAGCAAGTTTTGCTTTACACTACCATAACAACTTTGAACTGCAATAACAAATAGCAGTGAATGTGTTGCTCCCTGAGCTCTGTTACCAAGGTGTTCCCTTCTAACAGTACCAAAATACAACATTCTGTAATTTGCCAGTAGCAGAGGAAACGCACTGGCAGGGAGACGTAACCAAACTCTGGAAACTGCTGCTGTTGGCAGTAGAAAGAAGATTCCTCTTTAACAtgtggcagaaagaaaaaaaaaattaaattggtgCTTGGGAGCAAAAGAATAGCTCATGACCTGGTGTAAGAGACTGTATTTTAACCATTTTGATGTTGTACTACATTTGGGTCATGTCACTGAAATATATAGGAGATTGTGCTGGCCCAGGTAAAATCTCCCCATGCACAATGTACTCGCCTTCCTGTCTGAGgttattttcctcctcctaCATTCAAGCCTTCTGCTTTGTACAACTCTGGCTCCCTTTCTTGTTTTCCCCCACTGAATGGTTTTGCCTAATGCCTGTTACGCTGCTTGCACATTTAAGTCGGTGGATTACTTGGATTCTTTTTTATTGGATTCATTCTATTGCCATTACCAGAAACATGACAGTcactttaaaatggaaaagaattcATGCCTAACCCACTCTTAGATGGGAAATGGCAGATGAACTTCCTAACTTATGTGGAAAGAtgttaaggaaaatattttttacggATGTTAAACAAAACATGCCAACAACAACAactcaaaaaaaaggaaaacaaaagaaggttGTATTTAGCAGGCCCACAGCAATAAAATGAGAGCAACTATTCTGCCAGCCCAGCACAGCCACAAATACTGAACTTCCTAGCAGCTTatggtttttttgcattatatATTTAGTCCTAAAATGCTGGAAAAACACTGGGCTACAGAGTTCATTTCTTCTGTTCACCCAATGAATTTCTTGTGATGACTTCTTTCCCTTTAGATTATGTTTAGTAGAACAGGAAAACGTGATTTGTAATTGTTAATTAATGAGGACATGTTTTGGAAAGTATTAAAAATTCTATTAGTAAATGCTGAAAGCAGGCTATCTAAGAGAAAGTTGTCTTTCATGCATCATGGCACCCTAAAAAAGGCTATAGGTGAGAATTTCATTTAGAACAGGCAAACGGGCCCTGGTTCTCACCTGTGGGGCTGTCTCAGGAACTAAGCCTTGTGCAATAGGCATGAAAAAGAGATACATGCTTAGAGACTACTCCCCCAAAATGTGAGAGCATCTCTCAGCATCTTATATCCTCTCTTTTTACAGTAAATCTATTTCTCTGAAGACCCCACTTAGAAACAGCAGTCCTTATGGGGACGTGCTAACTAAAGACCAGGTAATGAAAACTAATGCCAAGGTTTCTTTAACCGTTCCAGAAACTCTTGATTAATCTGAGCCTGTGTCCTCTTTCCAtcctatgatttttttcttctccctcctgattcttttttttcttttcctgtttgtttttctcctgaaCTTATAGgggaggaaaatgaaataaaaagtttcAAAAGTTCAAAAAGCATAGTTACAAGAAGTAGAAACTCCTCTGTGACCTCATCTCAAAACATGTGTGAAACCAGCTCTTGCACATGGACACAACGATGAAATGCCAGGTTCCTGCGGCATGCTATCTATTCTTGTATTAGGTTCTCTCTTCAAGAATGCTTGTTTTGGAAATCAATCCAGAAGAAGTGAAACACAAGATTCCTAGGGCCCTAACCTCCATTAGAGTTCCACTAAGATAAATAAGTACACAAATTGTCTTCAGTATTTTCAACACAAAGATACCCAAAAGGGCAACACGTCCATGAACACTGAATCCACATCTTGGATGCACAATACCAAGAACCGCATGAGATTCTGTGCTGATACCACACTTAACGAAACacaacaaatgaaaaacttAGTTTTCCTGCCATAAGCAACTCTTTCAGTTGGTAATACATCCTCATTTTCCTTTAGTTGCAGTGGAAAGGCCTGCATTGCAGTTGACTTGCATTATATCCTTTTATAAAACTCTCAGACACTGCTTGATGCTGATGGCAGATTTATAATGCCCAAATTTTCTGTCCTGTTGCAGCCGCCTAAAGAGCAATGTTGATGGAAAGTTCTTGGTGGATGGAGTACCCTTCAGCTGCTGCAACCCAAGCTCCCCTCGACCCTGTATTCAGTACCAGCTGACAAACAACAGCGCTCACTACAACTATGATTTCCTGACAGAGGAGCTCAATATCTGGGTGAAGGGGTGCAGAGAGGCCCTGCTGGATTACTACACAGCTATTATGCGATCCATTGGTGTTGCAGCATTGCTTATTTGGTTATTTGAGGTAAGAGGCAGAAAAATGGTCTGTGTTGGATTAATCAGACACTTTCTGTTCTCTAGGATGGGAAACAACTTCGGTGGAACCCATAAGTGCTTCAGGATCTAATATAAAGTCCATAAGCACTTCAAGAAGGACTTCCTTTAGAACAGACAACTTTCTCAAAGTCCCCAGAGCAGAAGCAAATCTCATAGAAGATGAGAAACATTATATAATTTTGTATATTTACAGAGCTTTTTCAAGAGACTATGGCATATTCACTTCCCCAAGGCATTTGGAGTCAGATACAGGATAAGTGTGGGGACACAACTACAAGAATATTAGAGGAAAAGGTAGaaggtttgttttaaatcaggTTTAACAAAGAATATATGAAATCTGATGAGGTCTTTGGCTGAATACATTCATTTCGTTTATAGTAAAGTTTGAGCATGTGTGTTAATATTTCAAAGCTTCACATAGATAGTACTTGCAAAGCATACCTTCTTAGATGTAGATTACACTGCTTATCATGCAAGTACATACGCCTGCAAAGGTGCAGTCTCTCTACTGGCACCTGGGAAGAAGGTTGTCCTCTGCTGGCAAGGACCAACTCAGTGGCACAGCCATAAGTACACaagctttttccctttttaataagttttatttttctggttattGCTCTATTGCTTATGCATAAATATTAGCACTATAATTAAAATAGTTCACAGTAGTCCTCAGGCAGTGCTAGATGAGGTGGTGGTACTAGGAACAAAAGGCCTTTGGCAGCACATAAAACAGCTGTGAGCCTGCTCTCCATGTTCCCTTAAATGTTGACAAGCAAGGCACGCTGATGTCAATTCCAACAGAACTATGAAAGTAGGGCTTTTTCCTAAACTTAGACTTAAGCCTCTACTATCAGCCCCCCTTCTTAATCTGAATGCCGTGACATGTAGGACACATATGGCTTACATATGAAACATTAAATTCCTTAGAGGAAATACCAATTTAATAAAGGTCGGTGGAAAAAGACTACAGAAATTAATAGacaacaattttattttttttttcccccaaaggcTGATAGTTCCATTAATTGATCACTCATTCCACAGCAATCGGTTGTAGTCTCCGAGGCTGCAGTGTTCCCAAGTAATTCTAGGTATTTCTATGCTAATAATGTGCAAACAGGAAAGCAATCAAAAGAATGGAGAGAGACTCAATCAATCTCTCTCTGGTACTtttcattcaaataaaaaaatgtaattaattggGAGAATGGTTATATTGCAGAAATTGTCTGCTGTACTCTATATCAATCATTAGGCCTGTAAACACACAAGTCAGAAACCTGATTTAGTGGTGGGATTGAGGCAGTAATTTAAACTGTTTAACCATTAACTGTTTCTTACAGCTCACTGTACTTATTGGTGTCCGGTACCTACAAACAGCAATGAAGAACGTCCTTCTGCTAGGAGATCTGGAGGGTGAATCGGATGGTTGGTTACTGGAAAACAGCTTTGTAGAAACTGCCAAACACAACATCAATGTAATTAAGAACCTTGGCAAAGCCAACCAGATCTCCACTGTCTCAGGCATGAACGACCCCAACATTGATGTTCAAAACACAAACTGTGGCAAACCCAATGTTACAACAAAATCTATCCCAGCAGCTAGCTAGGTAAGTCTTCAGAGAAATGGCATCACAGGTGTAGCTTTGACATATTACAGTCTTACAGTTGCCAGATTTTTCACTGCGGGTCAGGGTGGGAGGTAAGTAAAAGTAGGAAAATTACTATGGTAATTGAACAAGCCATAGACTGGTGACAGATCCAAAAATATTGGTACTACTTCGctgaatgtattttctttactCATTCTTGTGAAATCCCCAATTTTCAGCACCACATAAAACAATCTTATGGAATTTTCCTACTCCCTTCCCCTTGCTTACGTACTTCTTTCATGGCCTAAACACATCAGAATAAACATTATACATGAGAAAATGTTCCCCATGTAGGGTGGATCTACACCTACTAATGCACAGATGAGCCTACTACATACCAAAGTTGGTCATTACTGTCATTACACCTATAGAAATCCCAGCAGGAGAGAAATCACAAAAGAAATTACTACACTAGATAAAAAGATTcttcaaaaaaatgcaaaacactgaaatgtAAACTCTGTTAGAATAGAGCCCCAGCTGGGACAGGGGAAATTGTAGCCCAAATACACATATATTGCAGCTGTTCTTGAAAGAGCCTACTATCTAGGTGAAACTGAGTTGAAGGTAATGAAAGTTAGCATCATGTATTTCATTTccacctcccccccccaaaacaatCTGAAGTATCTCCttcatttttcccctcatgGTTTAGAGAAAGCCAGCTGCTACACATCTCCTGAAAGTCAACAGGTACTGCTAAAAGATCTCTATTCAAGCAAACAAATTGACAGCTGATGCTGCAATATTAAAATTCCAAGTAGCATGTGATAGCACAGGTTTAAAAACGAACAAATacttcccattaaaaaaaaaaatctatgatcCTAGATGTTAAAGAGCtcctaatttttaaataatctacATAAATCCAGGGGCTGGAATATAAGGCATTATTTGGAACCGATGAAGACAAAGACAGACTGACAGCTCCCCCATCACGTTCCTAGCTTTGAGCCTAGGAACTTCGTTGATGCATGAGTGAAACTGTCCCACGTCCAAGGCACTTATAGTTACAGGATGCCCTATGACTGTAATACAGCATTAACAGTTGCAAGCAAGCCAAAACTACAGACTCAGAATAGACAACAAAACActgcacaaaatattttatttgtttatcttGTAAATAATACATTGTTTGAATATAACTTTGGACAGGTTGTGCATTCTTTGTATATAATCAAATAAAAAGTTATCATATCACTCTGTACAAATGTAACAGTACAAAAATCTCTTACCTGTCCAATGTTTTCTCCCATGACACTAGAATAACCAAGACTTATAGCAAAATATTATGTTGTAAATAAAGTGATATAAAAACCTATACTGTTATCGTAGCAGGCTAAATGCATTATTGTAATGTCAAAGGCAATCGCTCCACTTCTTAAAATTTTAGGTCTATACTTAagtatgataaaaataaaactgaacagatggggagaagagggctGACTGTCTGCAGTAGCAGATGACCTGTGAGAAGCAAGACCATTAGAAAAAAGTTCTTTCCCTGACAAAGCCTCCTAACTGCCAAGGAACAGCAGTTTGGGATCTTAGTATGACTGATAAGGTATTTATATCAGTGCTTTAATAAATCTCAGTGGACTTTGCACACACCCCATCCTCCCACCCCCACCCATGAATTTGTGTAGTACTTCAAATCAATCCATGCTTATGACAtccaaaacacacacaacaagcttcaatttttaatttgattCAATTCTGCATCACATGAAAAACTGCTTCTCTTTGCTTGTTGACTCCCTGACAACATAATCAGGTATCCCCTAATCAATGCTACGAGACACAGCTGATGGTTACTCCTTATTTATTCCTCCCAAGCCATTTCTGATTTTACAACCTTTTCCAGGTTAGAAGAAGCAGCTACTTAATCTTTCCTTCTACAGAAGTTGTTTCACAACTTTGATAATTTTCTAACTCTCCtctattcagtatttttaaatgaacagcACTGCATGTGCAGAGTTGAAAACATAGTGAACTAAaaaggttttccttttcttttcctaagaaTACCTGCTTGCTGCTTTGACTGTTTCTGAGTATAGAGAAAACATGTTTCAAGATCTATCCATAAAAATGCTAAGAAAAATCATTGATACAAATACAAAACCATATTGTGAGATGTTAGTTTTGCATAGGTCCATTAATGTGCATGCAGCAATAACTGGATCTTGTTATTATCCAGACACTAAGTTTCATAATGGCCTCCTGTAAACACTCATTATAGGCTTTTTAACTGAACATCTCTGTATCATTGGCAGAATTTGTCACTTTCTAATTCAGCTTCTCaaatcacttctgaaaatgttgGACAGAGAAAATATGCAGATTTCTGTAGAAGTCAGTTTTTAAGCTTCTTCCATTTTGAAAATACaccatttaatattttactttgtcGCTGGACTggttctttctttttatctcaTAACAGCTTCTTTTAGGAGTTCACTGGAGGACACTATTCAAAGGTTTTTTAATTCAACATTATACTGTCTGGTTCAACACCCTCACCATGCTCACTGACTCCTTAAAACAGTCAGATTTGTAAGCTGAAACTTCCCTTTGCAAGAACTATGTTAACACTTTCCTTTGTATTGCATTTACCCATGTGTCTGCTTCTATTCTTGATTTCAATTACTTTGATAAGTATGGAAATTAAATTTAACTGGTACATGAGTTCTTCAACTATTTTTGAGAGCCAAAAATATGACTGTTGCATCCCAGTCTGTTGTGGTGGTAGTGTTGCAGAACACCGAGCACAACAGTGTCCTGAGCCTTACCAGCAGCACTAAAATTAGCTGATACACACCGGAAAAGAATGAACTTGAAAAGTTTTACTACCTTGAGAGATCAAGGATAAAGACAGTTATGTACTATAAATTAATCAGACTTTGCAATAGgagttttaaaaatgcaacttACTTTTTCTCAGATGAGTACACAAAGTGCCACACGTCAGTCAACAGCAAATGCTTCCTCAAAAACAATTTCAGTTTATCTGTATTTGGAAAACCAGTTTTCAATTACTCAGAAATacctaaaagaagaaaaacccaaatcaTATCTACAGGAGATCTGTTCTATTAGGGAAAATTGAATCAAAAGGACTAAGAATATACAAATTttaacaaatgcaa of Phaenicophaeus curvirostris isolate KB17595 chromosome 5, BPBGC_Pcur_1.0, whole genome shotgun sequence contains these proteins:
- the LOC138721259 gene encoding photoreceptor outer segment membrane glycoprotein 2, yielding MAVLKVKFTKTKRDKLAQILWILNWVSVVSGIVLFSLGLFLKIEIKKRNEVMAKGDVNSVPNMLISVGVIACIINFLGGKICYDCSDANKFSRWKLVMLPYIVCTFCFTFCILVGALMCYTMRNELEESLYLGLRDAIKFYKDTDIPGRCFLKKTVDMLQIGFQCCGNNGFRDWFEIQWVSARYLNMASKEVLDRLKSNVDGKFLVDGVPFSCCNPSSPRPCIQYQLTNNSAHYNYDFLTEELNIWVKGCREALLDYYTAIMRSIGVAALLIWLFELTVLIGVRYLQTAMKNVLLLGDLEGESDGWLLENSFVETAKHNINVIKNLGKANQISTVSGMNDPNIDVQNTNCGKPNVTTKSIPAAS